Proteins encoded within one genomic window of Paramisgurnus dabryanus chromosome 11, PD_genome_1.1, whole genome shotgun sequence:
- the gkap1 gene encoding G kinase-anchoring protein 1, with protein sequence MTSAMISVPTTASRFALLQVDSDSDSDSDAGKPKVGRGAGKPGSGKSSSGKSNQNSEKKKEKKKRKKEQQQSEANELRSLAFKKIPQRSAAPSSTLTLSDLANDLLNPATVQPSATPQENWQDWKQRDEQLTSDLYEADLEKALMLSKLDFEEQKKDEKTEAASPKTKTGGKKDRKKNQQGKDKRVTVSLKDFQQEGSNDQQNKRPDREDSKPVNPPLRDEKFFNRLEDDVSKIVQRDKRREQYSSSAGHEVNTSSEQEQDVRTEQLKYELEKKDKEIEKLKKTVSQWEVRYKEVKARNAQLLKMLQQGEMKDKAEILLQVEELLNIKEELSSQVTLLHTALEQERSKVKGLQSEQPKHQGNRKGKKASEGDI encoded by the exons ATGACATCGGCTATGATCTCAGTGCCTACCACGGCGTCCCGCTTCGCTTTGCTGCAAGTTGACTCCGATTCGGATTCTGATTCGGATGCAGGGAAGCCCAAAGTGGGACGCGGTGCAGGAAAACCCGGTTCGGGGAAATCCTCTAGCGGGAAGAGCAATCAAAACAGTGAAAAGAAGAAAGAgaagaagaaaagaaagaaggaaCAGCAGCAAAGTGAAGCCAATGAG CTTAGGAGTCTTGCCTTTAAGAAGATCCCTCAGAGGTCTGCAGCGCCCTCTTCAACACTGACACTATCGGATTTAGCGAATGACCTGCTGAACCCAGCAACGGTCCAGCCCAGTGCCACACCACAGGAGAACTGGCAGGACTGGAAACAGAGAGATGAACAG CTGACCAGTGACTTGTATGAGGCAGATCTGGAGAAGGCGTTGATGCTAAGTAAGCTGGATTTTGAGGAACAGAAAAAG GATGAGAAAACAGAGGCTGCGTCCCCAAAGACCAAGACAGGCGGTAAGAAAGACCGGAAGAAGAATCAACAAGGGAAGGACAAACGAGTCACCGTGTCTCTAAAAGACTTTCAGCAGGAGGGCAGCAATG ATCAGCAGAATAAAAGGCCGGACAGAGAG GACTCAAAGCCTGTGAACCCTCCGCTTCGTGACGAGAAGTTCTTCAATCGTCTGGAGGATGATGTGAGCAAAATCGTTCAGCGTGACAAACGCAGAGAGCAGTACAGCAGCAGCGCCGGGCATGAGGTCAACACATCCTCAGAGCAAGAGCAG GATGTGAGAACTGAGCAGTTAAAATATGAACTGGAAAAGAAAGACAAGGAAATTGAGAAATTGAAAAAGACAGTTTCACAATGGGAG GTACGATATAAAGAAGTGAAGGCCAGAAATGCTCAGCTGCTTAAAATGCTTCAACAGGGAGAGA TGAAGGACAAAGCTGAAATTTTACTGCAGGTGGAGGAGCTCCTGAACATTAAAGAGGAATTGTCCtcacag GTGACGCTACTGCACACGGCTCTAGAGCAGGAGAGGTCAAAGGTGAAAGGCTTACAGTCAGAACAACCGAAACATCAG GGGAATCGAAAAGGCAAAAAGGCATCAGAAGGGGATATATGA
- the qng1 gene encoding queuosine 5'-phosphate N-glycosylase/hydrolase, with protein MEEPLPPRESGQFVSQRSRDVFVNEDGAKRLAQMIYELRQSEDFTVGVWKKNNPLAPPPDSDEAINWVFVTDTMNFSFWPDKEEEQCEVNCRGSTYRGYMSLCAAITRAMDEGVPITSPSYFSQITEAELAHVLRSDSATPMPMLKERHRVLTEAGQVLIDHGGSFRKFISRCENDAEKMVKYVVQHIPSYRDEATYEGKRISFYKRAQILVADFWGIMEARGEGNIPNLDYLTMFADYRVPQALVYLGALCYSDGLMEALKSGELLSSGERREVEIRGCSIWCVERIREHLWNLVEQRDGKSCHINSALIDFYLWPYAKKHHKEMAHIPIHHTRCIYY; from the exons ATGGAAGAGCCACTGCCCCCTCGAGAGTCCGGTCAGTTTGTATCCCAGCGAAGTCGTGATGTGTTTGTGAATGAAGATGGAGCTAAACgcttggcacagatgatctacGAGCTCCGGCAGAGTGAAGACTTCACAGTCGGCGTCTGGAAGAAAAACAATCCACTGGCACCTCCACCAGATTCAGATGAGGCTATCAACTGGGTGTTTGTAACCGACACAATGAACTTTTCCTTCTGGCCTGATAAAGAAGAAGAACAATGTGAGGTCAACTGCCGGGGAAGCACCTATAGAGGTTACATGTCCCTCTGTGCTGCTATCACCCGGGCTATGGATGAAG GAGTGCCCATCACAAGCCCCTCCTACTTTTCTCAAATCACTGAGGCTGAATTAGCGCACGTTCTGCGTTCAGACAGCGCTACCCCTATGCCCATGCTGAAAGAGCGTCACCGGGTGCTAACAGAGGCCGGACAAGTGCTCATCGATCATGGTGGTTCCTTTCGGAAATTCATCAGTCGCTGCGAAAATGATGCTGAGAAGATGGTGAAGTATGTTGTGCAACACATACCCTCATACAGAGATGAGGCCACATATGAG GGTAAGCGGATCTCATTTTACAAGAGGGCTCAGATCCTTGTGGCGGATTTCTGGGGCATCATGGAGGCCCGAGGGGAGGGCAACATTCCTAACCTTGACTACCTAACCATGTTTGCTGACTACAGAGTACCACAAGCCCTTGTCTATCTTGGAGCTTTATGCTACTCGGATGGGCTTATGGAGGCATTGAAAAGTG GTGAATTGTTGAGCTCAGGGGAAAGGCGAGAGGTGGAGATAAGGGGTTGCTCTATCTGGTGTGTGGAGAGAATCCGGGAACATCTGTGGAATCTTGTGGAACAGAGAGATGGGAAGAGCTGTCACATCAACTCGGCTCTTATTGACTTTTACCTGTGGCCGTATGCTAAAAAACACCATAAAGAAATGGCACACATACCAATACATCACACACGATGCATCTACTATTGA